One part of the Candidatus Rokuibacteriota bacterium genome encodes these proteins:
- a CDS encoding GYD domain-containing protein, whose product MPYYLLQAAYTAEAWASLVKNPQNRLEAVRPVIEKLGGKIEAGWLAFGEYDIVAICQLPDNTSAAAFSMAAAAGGAVKAIKTTPLMTMEEGLAAMKKAAGAGYRPPSS is encoded by the coding sequence ATGCCGTACTACCTACTGCAGGCAGCCTACACAGCTGAGGCGTGGGCGAGCCTCGTCAAGAACCCGCAGAATCGCCTCGAGGCGGTACGGCCGGTGATCGAGAAGCTCGGGGGGAAGATCGAAGCAGGGTGGCTGGCCTTCGGGGAGTACGACATTGTGGCGATTTGCCAGCTACCTGATAACACGAGTGCCGCGGCGTTTTCCATGGCGGCCGCAGCAGGGGGTGCGGTGAAGGCGATCAAGACCACGCCGTTGATGACGATGGAAGAGGGGCTGGCCGCCATGAAGAAAGCAGCAGGAGCAGGGTACCGCCCACCCAGCAGCTAG
- a CDS encoding substrate-binding domain-containing protein, with the protein MKIRSFGAAAKIGFVLLLAQGVAAEAAEVKVIAGAAMSGVIGELGPQFERTTGHKLVIQYGLAPALKRQIEAGEAFDLVILSRAPMDDLTKQGKIAAGTRAEIAQVCMGVAVRAGAPKPDIGSVEAFKRALLNASSITYTADSTTGIHLAKVFERLGIAEPMKAKAKPQQVPLRTPQAVADGEAELGIALTNILLSVRGVEHVGLLPPELQNCLVFSAGVGAAAKQPDAAKALIKHLTAPAAAVVIKAKGMEPATP; encoded by the coding sequence ATGAAGATACGTTCATTTGGCGCAGCAGCAAAAATCGGATTCGTGCTGCTGTTGGCGCAAGGCGTGGCGGCAGAGGCCGCTGAAGTCAAGGTCATAGCGGGCGCCGCAATGTCGGGGGTAATCGGGGAGCTCGGCCCCCAGTTCGAACGCACGACGGGCCACAAGCTCGTGATCCAGTACGGCTTGGCCCCTGCCTTGAAACGGCAGATCGAGGCCGGTGAGGCCTTCGACCTCGTCATCCTCTCTCGCGCTCCGATGGATGATCTGACCAAACAGGGCAAGATCGCTGCCGGCACGCGCGCTGAGATCGCTCAGGTCTGCATGGGCGTCGCCGTGCGCGCGGGTGCACCCAAGCCCGACATCGGTTCGGTCGAGGCGTTCAAGCGCGCGCTGCTCAACGCGAGTTCGATCACCTACACGGCGGACAGCACGACCGGCATCCATCTTGCAAAAGTGTTCGAGCGCCTCGGCATCGCCGAGCCGATGAAAGCCAAGGCCAAGCCGCAGCAGGTCCCCTTGCGTACTCCTCAGGCCGTCGCCGACGGCGAGGCCGAGCTCGGAATTGCGCTCACCAACATACTTCTGTCCGTCCGCGGTGTGGAGCATGTCGGTCTGCTGCCACCGGAGCTGCAGAACTGCCTCGTCTTCTCGGCCGGCGTTGGTGCCGCCGCCAAACAACCGGACGCGGCCAAGGCGCTGATCAAGCATCTCACGGCACCAGCGGCCGCGGTGGTGATCAAGGCGAAGGGCATGGAGCCTGCCACTCCGTGA